In the Desulfurellaceae bacterium genome, one interval contains:
- the urtC gene encoding urea ABC transporter permease subunit UrtC, with protein sequence MAVVSLTKTPAEPLAERLDELPLPATGLLGLHTRGGWSLVLAALLLALVVVPVLNLLPAESAFHLPDYLIPLLGKFMCYALVALAVDLIWGYAGILSLGHGVFFALGGYAMGMYLMRAIGTEGVYRSELPDFMVFLDWKELPWYWYGFSSFGFALFMALLIPGLLAYIFGFFAFRSRIRGVYFSIITQAMTYALMLLFFRNDTGFGGNNGLTDFKRIVGFSLQAQSTKLGLYMVSAAVLVAAYLGCRYLVRSKLGRVLTAVRDAESRLMFCGYNPYSYKLFLWTLSAVLCGLAGALYVPQVGIINPSEMQPSNSIEMAIWVAVGGRGSLSGALLGAFLINGAKSWCTAAFPDLWLYILGGLFIAVTLFLPRGVIGLFGPAERTARP encoded by the coding sequence GTGGCCGTTGTTTCCCTGACCAAGACCCCAGCCGAGCCGCTCGCAGAGAGGCTGGATGAGCTGCCGTTGCCGGCTACGGGCCTGCTCGGGCTGCACACCCGGGGCGGCTGGAGCCTGGTCCTGGCGGCGCTGCTGCTGGCCCTGGTCGTCGTTCCGGTCCTGAACCTGTTGCCGGCCGAATCGGCTTTCCACCTGCCCGACTACCTCATCCCCCTGCTCGGCAAGTTCATGTGCTACGCCCTGGTCGCCCTGGCGGTCGATCTGATCTGGGGCTACGCCGGTATTCTCAGCCTGGGCCACGGCGTGTTCTTTGCCCTGGGCGGCTACGCCATGGGCATGTATCTGATGCGGGCCATCGGCACCGAGGGCGTTTATCGCAGCGAGCTGCCCGACTTCATGGTCTTTCTGGATTGGAAGGAGCTGCCGTGGTACTGGTACGGCTTCAGCAGCTTCGGCTTCGCCCTGTTCATGGCCCTGCTGATTCCCGGCCTGTTGGCCTATATATTCGGCTTTTTTGCCTTTCGCTCGCGCATCCGCGGGGTGTATTTCTCCATCATCACCCAGGCCATGACCTACGCCCTGATGCTGCTCTTTTTTCGCAACGATACCGGCTTTGGCGGCAACAACGGACTGACCGACTTCAAGCGCATCGTGGGCTTTTCGCTCCAGGCCCAATCGACCAAGCTCGGGCTGTATATGGTGTCCGCAGCCGTCCTGGTGGCGGCCTACCTGGGCTGCCGCTATCTGGTGCGGTCCAAGCTCGGCCGGGTCTTGACGGCGGTCCGTGACGCCGAGAGCCGCCTGATGTTCTGCGGCTACAACCCGTACAGCTACAAGCTGTTTTTATGGACCCTGTCGGCCGTCCTGTGCGGCCTGGCCGGGGCCTTGTACGTGCCTCAGGTCGGTATTATCAACCCTAGCGAGATGCAGCCGTCCAACTCGATTGAGATGGCAATCTGGGTGGCGGTCGGCGGCCGCGGCAGCCTGTCGGGCGCGCTGCTGGGCGCATTTCTGATTAACGGGGCCAAGAGCTGGTGTACGGCCGCCTTTCCCGACCTGTGGCTGTACATCCTGGGCGGTCTGTTCATCGCCGTGACCCTGTTTCTGCCGCGCGGGGTGATCGGCCTGTTTGGTCCGGCCGAGCGCACCGCGCGGCCCTAG
- the urtB gene encoding urea ABC transporter permease subunit UrtB, translating to MTVWSFLLRLSVVVMLSPLFVSSGQAADTELVELLKGLGAKSRSHIRQAIGELGRLNDPAALPALEALGERRLRVDEAGHVYISHEDGLRAALSGEPVGLDPARLRTPRINNAIRRALRPVIAQLRLGSPQAEVRLAAAEELVRRPQAEIVGPLQAALEREQAPDVRTALAVALAQLQLQSQDRAERLAAIGMIGESGNLGLRPQLEALLETDQDGAFVEPDAAVRQAAQTVLTSFERRQLLTNGFGNLFYGFSLGSVLLLAALGLGITFGLMGVINMAHGEMLMLGAYATYVVQGIFQERFPALFDWYLVVAVPAAFGVCLVAGMILERGVIRFLYGRPLETLLATWGISLVLIQSVRVLFGAQNVQVANPAWLSGGTEVLYGIVLPYSRLAILVFVALVVGAVWLILQRTRLGLQVRAVTQNRPIASCMGISVARVDMWTFGLGSGIAGLGGVALSQIGNVGPELGRLYIVDSFMVVVLGGVGNIAGTVVGALSLGLVNKFLEPVAGAVLGKIGVLIFVVLFIQQRPQGLFALKGRIAEG from the coding sequence ATGACGGTCTGGTCTTTTCTCTTGCGGCTGAGCGTCGTGGTGATGCTCAGCCCTCTCTTTGTCAGCTCCGGCCAGGCGGCCGACACCGAGCTGGTCGAGCTGCTCAAGGGACTGGGGGCAAAAAGCCGCAGTCACATCAGACAGGCCATCGGCGAGCTGGGTCGGCTCAACGACCCGGCCGCCCTGCCGGCCCTGGAAGCCCTGGGCGAGCGGCGTCTGCGGGTCGATGAGGCGGGTCATGTCTACATCAGCCACGAGGACGGGCTACGGGCCGCGCTGAGCGGCGAGCCGGTCGGCCTCGACCCCGCGCGTCTGCGCACGCCCCGGATCAATAACGCCATTCGCCGCGCCCTGCGGCCGGTGATCGCCCAGCTGCGGCTGGGCTCTCCGCAGGCCGAGGTTCGTCTGGCTGCGGCCGAAGAGCTGGTCAGGCGGCCGCAGGCCGAGATAGTCGGCCCCTTGCAGGCCGCCCTGGAGCGTGAGCAGGCGCCGGACGTGCGTACGGCGCTGGCCGTTGCCCTGGCCCAGCTCCAGCTCCAGAGCCAGGACCGGGCCGAGCGTCTGGCCGCGATTGGGATGATTGGCGAGTCCGGGAATCTGGGCCTCAGACCTCAGCTCGAAGCCCTGCTGGAGACCGACCAGGACGGTGCGTTTGTCGAGCCCGACGCGGCGGTGCGCCAGGCCGCGCAAACGGTCCTGACCAGTTTTGAGCGCCGCCAGCTTCTGACTAATGGCTTCGGCAACCTGTTCTACGGCTTCAGCCTGGGCAGCGTCCTGCTGCTGGCCGCCCTCGGCCTGGGGATTACCTTCGGTCTGATGGGCGTGATCAATATGGCCCACGGCGAGATGCTGATGCTGGGCGCCTACGCCACCTATGTGGTCCAGGGTATATTCCAGGAGCGCTTCCCGGCCCTGTTTGACTGGTATCTGGTGGTGGCCGTGCCGGCCGCCTTTGGCGTGTGTCTGGTGGCCGGCATGATCCTGGAGCGCGGCGTCATCCGTTTCTTGTACGGCCGTCCGCTGGAGACCCTGCTGGCTACCTGGGGCATCAGCCTGGTGCTGATTCAGAGCGTGCGTGTCCTGTTTGGCGCCCAGAATGTCCAGGTCGCCAACCCGGCCTGGCTGTCGGGCGGCACCGAGGTGTTGTACGGCATCGTCCTGCCCTACAGTCGGCTGGCCATCCTCGTCTTCGTGGCCCTGGTGGTCGGTGCGGTGTGGCTCATCCTCCAGCGCACCCGCCTGGGTCTCCAGGTCCGGGCGGTGACCCAGAACCGGCCCATCGCTTCGTGCATGGGCATTTCGGTCGCCCGGGTCGATATGTGGACCTTTGGCCTGGGGTCGGGTATTGCCGGCCTGGGCGGGGTGGCCCTGTCGCAGATCGGCAATGTCGGTCCCGAGCTGGGCCGCCTGTATATTGTCGATTCGTTCATGGTCGTTGTCCTGGGTGGGGTGGGCAATATTGCCGGGACTGTGGTCGGGGCGCTGAGCCTGGGCCTGGTCAACAAGTTCCTCGAACCCGTCGCCGGCGCCGTACTGGGCAAGATTGGCGTGCTGATTTTCGTCGTGCTGTTCATCCAGCAGCGTCCCCAGGGGTTGTTTGCGCTCAAGGGCCGGATTGCAGAAGGCTAG
- a CDS encoding urease accessory protein UreD, whose amino-acid sequence MDTARAAVRLAEPNPADAPVSRQAASDAWPAVFRAYAAEPLAQRPAGSTGKRGVCRLAFAVRSDTTRLGHAFVSHPFHCTRPWYLDPAVPGMAVVYVQTPAGGLIQGDRAELRFSLDAGAQVHITNQAAEKIHTMTANCALQRVGFSLGPGAYAEYCPEPLILFPGARFGQALRIELAAGASFLGTEVILSRAAADGATFEAFSTSLSVVDAERRVLVRDHGLALPAQLPLDGPGVLGGYHVWGQAFLVGPDIPADWAHELQADLPGTVWGVSLLPQERGISVKVVGSEVQAVRRLLFSAWQLLRLRHRGVPAPHFPK is encoded by the coding sequence GTGGATACAGCGCGAGCTGCTGTTCGGCTAGCCGAGCCGAACCCGGCCGACGCGCCGGTTTCGCGCCAGGCGGCGTCTGACGCCTGGCCGGCCGTCTTCCGCGCCTACGCGGCCGAGCCGCTCGCCCAGCGCCCGGCCGGATCGACCGGAAAGCGGGGGGTATGTCGGCTGGCCTTCGCCGTCCGCTCGGATACGACCCGACTGGGCCACGCCTTTGTCTCGCATCCGTTTCACTGCACCCGGCCGTGGTATCTCGACCCGGCCGTGCCGGGCATGGCTGTGGTATACGTCCAAACTCCGGCCGGCGGACTGATCCAGGGCGACCGCGCCGAGCTACGGTTTAGTCTGGACGCCGGCGCCCAGGTTCATATCACCAACCAGGCGGCCGAGAAGATCCACACCATGACGGCCAACTGCGCCCTCCAGCGCGTCGGCTTCAGCCTCGGCCCCGGGGCCTACGCCGAGTACTGCCCCGAGCCGCTGATCCTGTTTCCCGGGGCGCGTTTCGGTCAGGCGCTGCGCATCGAGCTGGCGGCCGGGGCGAGTTTTCTGGGAACCGAAGTCATCCTGTCCCGAGCCGCAGCCGACGGTGCGACTTTTGAGGCGTTCAGCACCAGCCTGAGCGTCGTGGACGCCGAGCGGCGCGTTCTCGTCCGAGACCACGGCCTGGCCCTGCCCGCCCAACTCCCCCTCGACGGGCCGGGAGTCCTGGGCGGATATCATGTCTGGGGCCAGGCTTTCCTGGTCGGTCCCGACATTCCGGCCGACTGGGCTCACGAACTCCAGGCCGACCTGCCGGGAACGGTCTGGGGGGTCAGCCTGTTGCCGCAAGAGCGCGGCATCAGCGTCAAGGTCGTCGGCTCGGAGGTGCAAGCCGTCCGGCGTCTGCTGTTCAGCGCCTGGCAGCTGCTGCGGCTGCGTCATCGGGGCGTGCCGGCGCCCCATTTTCCAAAATAG
- a CDS encoding urease subunit gamma codes for MHFTPHEQEKLMIYLAAQLARERQGRGLRLNYPEAMALITSAILEGARDGKSVAELMSYGATILSRAEVMDGVAEMIDLVQVEATFPDGTKLVSVHQPIR; via the coding sequence GTGCACTTTACCCCCCACGAACAGGAAAAGCTGATGATTTACCTGGCCGCCCAGCTGGCCCGCGAGCGGCAGGGGCGGGGGCTGAGGCTGAACTACCCCGAGGCCATGGCCCTGATTACCAGCGCGATTCTCGAAGGCGCGCGCGACGGCAAGTCGGTCGCCGAGCTGATGTCCTACGGGGCGACGATTCTCAGCCGCGCCGAGGTCATGGACGGGGTGGCCGAGATGATCGATCTGGTCCAGGTCGAGGCCACGTTCCCGGACGGCACCAAGCTGGTCAGCGTCCATCAGCCGATTCGCTAG
- the ureG gene encoding urease accessory protein UreG, whose product MPVEVPRLGIGGPVGSGKTALIERLVPRLQDSGKRVAVVTNDILTEEDARRLRSRGFLAPERIVGVETGACPHTVIREDPTMNLEAVRQLEVRFPDLDLILLESGGDNLASTYSPELADAFIFVIDVAGGDDIPRKQGPGITRSDLLVINKVDLAPYVGASLEVMAEDARRVRGQRPVVFTNCKTGQGIGEVGAWIQRELLFG is encoded by the coding sequence ATGCCCGTCGAGGTGCCCCGTCTGGGCATTGGCGGCCCGGTCGGCTCGGGCAAGACGGCGCTGATCGAGCGGCTCGTGCCCCGGCTGCAGGACAGCGGCAAACGGGTCGCGGTGGTGACCAACGATATCCTGACCGAAGAAGACGCCCGGCGTTTGCGCAGCCGAGGGTTCCTGGCCCCGGAACGGATCGTCGGAGTGGAGACCGGGGCGTGCCCGCATACGGTGATCCGGGAAGATCCGACCATGAACCTGGAGGCTGTCCGCCAGCTGGAAGTCCGCTTTCCCGACCTCGACCTCATCCTGCTGGAGAGCGGCGGGGATAATCTGGCCTCGACCTACTCACCGGAGCTGGCCGATGCGTTCATTTTTGTGATTGATGTGGCCGGCGGCGACGATATCCCCCGCAAGCAGGGCCCGGGCATCACCCGCTCCGACCTGCTGGTCATCAATAAAGTCGATCTCGCCCCGTATGTGGGCGCCAGCCTTGAGGTCATGGCTGAGGACGCCCGGCGTGTACGCGGCCAGCGCCCGGTCGTGTTCACCAACTGCAAAACCGGCCAGGGCATCGGCGAGGTAGGGGCGTGGATACAGCGCGAGCTGCTGTTCGGCTAG
- the urtD gene encoding urea ABC transporter ATP-binding protein UrtD, which produces MEPKDETTDRDQGGSPVLAHVARPGVIDTSHGVSLYIEDLTVSFDGFKALDGISLYLNTGELRCVIGPNGAGKTTLMDVVTGRTRPDSGRVFFGNNLDLTQLSEYEIALAGIGRKFQGPTVFQGHSVFENLELAMQATKTVWHSLVARLSGEQHDRIGATAETIGLLDHLHTRAGLLSHGQKQWLELGMLLIQDPQLLLVDEPVAGLSQHETERTAELLVSLAGQHTVVVVEHDMEFVRSLARQVTVLHEGRVLAEGSMAEVQNDPRVVEVYLGA; this is translated from the coding sequence ATGGAGCCCAAAGACGAGACGACTGATCGCGATCAGGGCGGCAGCCCGGTGCTGGCCCATGTCGCCCGGCCGGGCGTGATCGACACCAGCCACGGGGTGAGCCTGTATATCGAAGACCTGACCGTCAGCTTTGACGGCTTTAAGGCCCTGGACGGGATCAGTCTGTATCTCAACACCGGCGAGCTGCGGTGTGTGATCGGCCCCAACGGAGCCGGCAAAACGACCCTGATGGATGTCGTCACCGGCCGGACCCGACCCGACAGCGGGCGGGTATTTTTCGGCAACAACCTGGATCTGACCCAGCTGTCAGAGTACGAGATCGCCCTGGCCGGCATCGGCCGCAAGTTCCAGGGACCGACCGTGTTTCAGGGCCACAGCGTGTTCGAGAACCTGGAGCTGGCCATGCAGGCGACCAAGACGGTGTGGCACAGCCTGGTGGCCCGTCTGAGCGGCGAGCAGCACGACCGCATCGGCGCCACTGCCGAGACCATCGGCCTGCTCGACCACCTCCACACCCGGGCCGGCCTGCTGTCCCACGGACAAAAGCAGTGGCTGGAGCTGGGTATGCTGCTGATCCAGGACCCCCAGCTGCTGCTGGTTGATGAGCCGGTCGCCGGCCTGAGCCAGCACGAGACCGAGCGGACGGCCGAACTGCTGGTCTCGCTGGCCGGCCAGCATACGGTCGTGGTGGTCGAGCACGACATGGAGTTCGTGCGCAGCCTGGCCCGGCAAGTGACGGTCTTGCACGAGGGACGGGTCTTGGCCGAGGGCAGTATGGCCGAGGTGCAGAACGACCCTCGGGTGGTCGAGGTGTATCTGGGAGCCTAG
- the urtA gene encoding urea ABC transporter substrate-binding protein — protein MKRKLRGWQTGLLLAGLLVASLTGARAGWAADPIKVGILHSLSGTMAISETSLKDVALMAIEELNENGGVLGRQIEPIVVDPASDWPLFAEKARELIQQDKVAVVFGCWTSVSRKSVLPVFEELNGLLFYPVQYEGEESSFNVFYTGAAPNQQAIPAVEYLMSEDGGGAERFVLLGTDYVYPRTTNKILNYFLESKGVAKADIMELYTPFGHSDYQTIVADIKRFAVGKPTAVVSTINGDSNVPFYKELANQGLKAEDIPVVAFSVGEEELRGIDTEPLVGHLAAWNYFMSVETPENTAFVAKWDAYVKKHGLPGGDKRVTNDPMEATYIGVKMWAQAVEQAKTTEVDAVRQAVGSQVVRSPSGFDITMDAKNHHLHKPVLIGEVREDGQFDIVWNTDGPIRAQAWSPFIPDSAEKVADWTYPWVCGNCTAPQFKH, from the coding sequence ATGAAAAGGAAGTTGAGAGGATGGCAAACCGGGCTGCTGCTCGCCGGCCTGCTCGTCGCGTCGCTGACCGGGGCGCGTGCCGGCTGGGCCGCAGACCCGATCAAGGTCGGTATTTTGCACTCGCTGAGCGGCACCATGGCCATCAGCGAAACCTCGCTCAAGGATGTCGCCCTGATGGCGATTGAGGAGCTGAACGAAAACGGCGGCGTGCTCGGCCGTCAGATCGAACCGATTGTGGTTGACCCGGCCTCGGACTGGCCGCTGTTCGCCGAAAAGGCGCGCGAGTTGATCCAGCAGGACAAGGTCGCGGTGGTGTTCGGCTGCTGGACCTCGGTGTCCCGCAAGTCGGTCCTGCCGGTCTTTGAAGAGCTGAACGGCCTGCTGTTCTATCCGGTCCAGTACGAGGGCGAGGAGTCTTCGTTCAACGTTTTCTACACCGGTGCGGCGCCCAACCAGCAGGCGATTCCGGCCGTTGAATACCTGATGAGCGAAGACGGCGGCGGCGCCGAGCGCTTTGTGCTGCTGGGCACCGACTATGTCTACCCACGCACCACCAACAAGATCCTGAACTACTTTCTGGAATCCAAAGGGGTGGCCAAAGCCGACATCATGGAGCTGTACACGCCGTTCGGGCACAGCGACTACCAGACCATTGTGGCCGATATCAAGCGCTTTGCGGTCGGCAAGCCGACGGCCGTGGTGTCTACCATCAACGGCGACTCCAACGTGCCGTTCTATAAAGAGCTGGCCAACCAGGGCCTGAAGGCTGAGGATATTCCGGTCGTGGCCTTCTCGGTCGGCGAGGAAGAATTGCGGGGGATTGATACCGAACCCCTGGTCGGGCATCTGGCGGCCTGGAACTACTTCATGTCGGTCGAGACGCCCGAGAACACAGCCTTTGTCGCCAAGTGGGACGCGTACGTCAAAAAGCATGGCCTGCCGGGTGGCGACAAGCGGGTGACCAACGATCCCATGGAAGCCACCTATATCGGTGTCAAGATGTGGGCCCAGGCGGTCGAACAGGCCAAAACCACCGAGGTTGACGCGGTGCGTCAGGCGGTTGGCAGCCAGGTCGTCCGCTCCCCGTCGGGTTTTGACATCACCATGGACGCTAAGAACCACCACCTGCACAAGCCGGTGCTGATCGGCGAAGTCCGCGAGGACGGCCAGTTCGATATTGTGTGGAATACCGACGGACCGATCCGGGCTCAGGCCTGGAGCCCGTTCATTCCCGACAGCGCCGAGAAGGTCGCCGACTGGACCTATCCGTGGGTGTGTGGCAACTGCACCGCGCCGCAGTTCAAGCACTGA
- a CDS encoding ABC transporter ATP-binding protein, whose product MSFLEIDHVTKHFPLREGAAGNGHNADTFCVFENVSLQIEEGEFLTLVGHSGCGKSTLLNILAGFETASEGGMILDGREVVEPGLDRMVVFQSFALMPWLSAFDNVRIAVKAAYPEWDRGQVDSHTQKYLSMMSLLGAADKKPTFLSGGMRQRVGLARAFAVQPKVLLLDEPFAQIDALTRGVIQQELMKMWEATGTTVFMVTHDVDEAILLSDRVALMSTGPAARLAECLDVRIPRPRRRETIIDLPEYTQLRNEVLHFLMQAS is encoded by the coding sequence ATGTCCTTTCTTGAAATCGACCACGTGACCAAGCATTTTCCGCTCCGCGAGGGCGCGGCCGGCAACGGCCACAATGCGGACACCTTCTGTGTCTTTGAGAATGTCTCGCTCCAGATCGAGGAGGGAGAATTTCTTACCCTGGTTGGTCACTCGGGGTGTGGCAAGAGTACGCTGCTCAATATCCTGGCCGGTTTTGAGACGGCCTCCGAAGGCGGCATGATCCTGGACGGCAGGGAGGTTGTCGAGCCGGGCTTGGACCGGATGGTCGTGTTCCAGAGCTTTGCCCTGATGCCCTGGCTGTCCGCGTTTGACAATGTCCGCATTGCGGTCAAAGCGGCCTATCCGGAGTGGGACAGAGGGCAGGTTGATAGCCACACCCAAAAGTATCTCAGCATGATGAGCCTGCTCGGTGCGGCCGACAAGAAACCGACCTTCTTGTCCGGCGGAATGCGGCAGCGGGTCGGGCTGGCGCGGGCGTTTGCCGTTCAGCCGAAAGTGTTGCTGCTGGACGAGCCGTTTGCCCAGATCGACGCCCTCACCCGAGGTGTCATTCAACAAGAGCTGATGAAGATGTGGGAGGCAACCGGCACCACGGTCTTCATGGTGACGCATGACGTGGATGAGGCGATTCTGCTCTCGGACCGCGTTGCCTTGATGAGTACCGGCCCCGCCGCCCGTCTGGCCGAATGCTTAGATGTCAGGATTCCTCGGCCGCGGCGACGGGAGACGATTATCGATCTGCCGGAGTACACCCAGCTGCGCAACGAGGTGTTGCATTTCCTGATGCAGGCCAGCTGA
- the urtE gene encoding urea ABC transporter ATP-binding subunit UrtE has translation MIQIEQLNQYYGESHILWDVSLAIPAGSCTCLMGRNGVGKTTLLKTIMGILPAASGSLRFEDLELTSRPAELRARLGIGYVPQGREVFPQLSVEENLRIGLPARRDGRRAIPDAVFDFFPVLKQMLGRRGGDLSGGQQQQLAIGRALVLDPKLLILDEPTEGIQPNIVQEIGDILLRLNHEQGLTILLVEQKLPFARRVADAFAVMEKGSVVAEGPIAGLTDEIVRRHLSV, from the coding sequence ATGATCCAAATCGAGCAGCTCAACCAGTACTACGGCGAGAGTCACATCCTGTGGGATGTCAGCCTCGCCATTCCGGCCGGTTCGTGCACCTGCCTGATGGGACGCAACGGGGTGGGCAAGACCACCCTGCTGAAGACGATCATGGGCATCCTGCCGGCCGCCTCGGGCAGTCTGCGGTTTGAGGACCTGGAGCTGACGAGTCGCCCGGCCGAGCTGCGGGCCCGGCTGGGTATCGGCTATGTGCCCCAGGGGCGCGAAGTCTTTCCCCAGCTGAGCGTCGAGGAAAACCTGCGCATCGGCCTGCCGGCGCGGCGTGACGGGCGGAGGGCGATTCCAGACGCGGTGTTTGACTTCTTCCCGGTCCTGAAACAGATGCTGGGCCGGCGCGGCGGCGATCTGTCGGGCGGACAGCAGCAGCAGCTGGCCATCGGCCGTGCCCTGGTCCTCGATCCCAAGCTGCTGATTCTGGATGAGCCGACCGAGGGCATCCAGCCCAATATCGTTCAGGAGATCGGCGATATTCTGTTACGGCTCAACCACGAGCAGGGGCTGACGATCCTGCTGGTTGAGCAGAAGCTGCCCTTTGCCCGTCGAGTGGCCGACGCCTTTGCGGTGATGGAAAAGGGCAGTGTGGTCGCCGAGGGACCCATCGCCGGGCTGACCGACGAGATTGTCCGCCGGCATTTGTCGGTCTAG
- a CDS encoding ABC transporter permease subunit produces the protein MSLQGQPWLLSVALLAFFLAVWHVVTLQPAFDPTGLTQDQLMTMEFNGDIIRTEQGSYLYNPDKIRGIPGPLILARKTVEELSEPFHKKGTNDHGVGHLVVYTVTRFAAGFMSASLIAVCIGILIGLSRPLYQALNPFIQILKPISPLAWMPLLLYSVQDPTWTAILVVFMASLWPTIANTAFGVSSIRKEYIQVARLLQLSWTRRLVMVILPAAAPTIIAGLRISFGSALVAVVPAEMLLGELGMGYLTWIEWNNLNISGVMFAILIVGVVGIVLDSGFNRLARLVTYTD, from the coding sequence ATGTCTCTTCAAGGCCAGCCCTGGCTCCTGTCGGTCGCGCTGCTGGCCTTTTTTCTGGCGGTTTGGCACGTGGTGACCCTTCAGCCCGCGTTTGACCCGACCGGCCTGACACAAGATCAGCTGATGACCATGGAGTTCAACGGGGATATTATCCGGACCGAGCAGGGAAGCTACCTCTACAATCCCGACAAAATCCGAGGCATCCCGGGCCCTCTCATTCTGGCCAGGAAAACGGTTGAGGAGCTGTCAGAGCCGTTCCACAAGAAGGGCACCAACGATCACGGGGTCGGTCATCTGGTCGTCTATACGGTGACGCGTTTTGCGGCCGGATTTATGTCGGCCTCGCTGATCGCCGTGTGTATCGGGATTCTGATTGGTCTGTCGCGACCGCTGTACCAGGCCCTGAACCCCTTTATTCAAATCTTGAAACCGATTTCTCCCCTGGCCTGGATGCCGCTCTTATTGTACAGCGTGCAAGACCCGACCTGGACCGCTATTCTTGTGGTCTTCATGGCTTCGCTGTGGCCAACCATTGCCAACACGGCATTTGGGGTGAGTTCGATCCGCAAGGAGTACATCCAGGTCGCTCGATTACTGCAGCTGTCTTGGACCCGCCGCCTCGTCATGGTCATCCTGCCTGCGGCAGCACCGACCATTATCGCGGGTTTGCGTATCTCTTTTGGCAGTGCCCTGGTGGCTGTGGTGCCTGCCGAGATGCTGCTGGGCGAACTCGGCATGGGCTATTTGACCTGGATTGAGTGGAACAACCTCAACATTTCCGGCGTGATGTTTGCCATTCTGATTGTCGGCGTGGTGGGGATCGTGCTCGATTCCGGCTTCAATCGGCTTGCCCGGTTGGTGACATATACAGACTAG
- a CDS encoding urease subunit beta: protein MASQTPTPIPGEILPATGTLSLNADRPSHSLTVLNSGDRPIQVGSHYHFFEVNRALRFDRAAAFGLHLDIPAGTAVRFEPGAEKQVSLVPFGGQRIVLGLNSLTEGSTTDAEVRRQALRTARERGFVEPEETP from the coding sequence ATGGCATCCCAGACACCCACGCCTATCCCCGGCGAGATTCTGCCGGCCACAGGCACGCTCAGCCTCAACGCCGACCGGCCGAGCCACTCCCTGACCGTGCTGAATAGCGGCGACCGGCCCATTCAGGTTGGCTCGCACTACCATTTCTTTGAGGTCAATCGGGCGCTGCGCTTCGACCGCGCGGCCGCCTTTGGCCTGCATCTGGACATTCCGGCCGGCACTGCGGTGCGCTTCGAGCCCGGAGCAGAGAAACAGGTCAGCCTCGTGCCGTTCGGCGGCCAGCGCATCGTGCTGGGTCTGAACAGCCTGACCGAGGGCAGTACGACGGACGCCGAGGTTCGCCGGCAGGCGCTGCGGACCGCCCGGGAACGCGGCTTTGTGGAGCCCGAGGAGACGCCCTGA
- the cynS gene encoding cyanase — MTRQEALDILLTAKKEKGLSFADLAKTLARDKVWVAAALMGQATLSAAEARQLAEVLGTSPEVTAPLQEPPLKGALDTTVPVDPLIYRFHEITQVYGTAMKAVIHEMFGDGIMSAIDFEIDIQKQEDPKGDRVVVTYSGKFLPYRKW, encoded by the coding sequence ATGACACGGCAGGAAGCACTGGACATATTACTGACCGCCAAAAAAGAGAAAGGGCTGTCTTTCGCCGACCTGGCAAAGACCCTGGCCAGAGACAAGGTCTGGGTCGCCGCCGCCCTGATGGGCCAGGCGACGCTGTCGGCAGCCGAAGCGCGGCAGCTGGCCGAGGTCTTGGGCACAAGCCCAGAGGTGACCGCCCCACTCCAGGAGCCCCCCCTTAAAGGGGCTTTGGACACCACGGTCCCGGTCGATCCGCTCATCTATCGGTTTCACGAAATCACCCAGGTCTACGGCACGGCAATGAAGGCCGTGATCCACGAGATGTTCGGGGACGGCATCATGAGCGCCATCGACTTTGAGATCGATATTCAGAAACAGGAAGATCCGAAAGGGGATCGGGTCGTTGTGACCTATAGTGGCAAGTTTCTCCCGTACCGCAAATGGTAA